In Hevea brasiliensis isolate MT/VB/25A 57/8 chromosome 13, ASM3005281v1, whole genome shotgun sequence, a single genomic region encodes these proteins:
- the LOC131171850 gene encoding G-type lectin S-receptor-like serine/threonine-protein kinase At1g11410, which translates to MDFPKLFLHSSLLVLHFAFSSSKDTITINQTIHDGDFLISRENNFALGFFSPGSSRFRYLGIWYRKVREQTVVWVANRDDPINGSSGVLSIDQYGNLVLRSYHNQKVPIWSTNVSVEVTDTCVAQLLDTGNLILVHDRSKSNVWESFDHPTDTVLPGMKIGLDRRTGMNRFPICWRSADDPGTGNFSLQINPKGSPQVFIYWGIKYIWRGIPWPWKSYADTLNFSFVNNQNETYATYSVSDASVILRLMLDYSGLLKKIIWHEKDGKWNEFRSMPKSTCDPYGHCGTYGICDPDFLSRRFECDCLPGYEPKSPRNWHIVKDASGGCVRKRLESTSLCGHGEGFVKVANVKVPDTSAAVWVSMNMNPRDCERNCRRNCSCSAYASIDIAGKETGCLTWYGNLMDTAHDREEGHDIYVRVDAVELAEIAQEWSGFLKRKDMYAVLVVSVVSAWFVIISFTYLWFKKKKKRVRNKWSKRWLDTIGTVENQVEGSMSHPEIAFFNLSTILAATNSFSPANKLGQGGFGAVYKGKLSNGKEVAVKRLSKDSGQGIDEFKNEVLLIAKLQHQNLVKLIGCCIQGEEPMLVYEYMPNKSLDSFLFNETRRSILDWRKRFDIIVGIARGILYIHQDSRLKIIHRDLKTSNILLDEEMNPKISDFGLARIFKGDQTHEKTNRIVGTFGYMSPEYVVFGKFSTKSDVFSFGIILLEIITGKRNNSFYQEDFYPSMIGKIWHLWREERAWEMVDSSLKHSCSPDEVLRCIQIGLLCVQEDVMERPTMSAVVLMLNSEISLPSPKQPAFTFRKSSIISSSSLEPKEGFYSVDEETITEVVCR; encoded by the exons GTTTAGATATCTTGGAATCTGGTACCGTAAAGTCCGAGAGCAAACTGTAGTGTGGGTAGCAAATAGGGATGATCCAATCAATGGTTCCTCGGGAGTTCTATCAATTGACCAATATGGAAATCTCGTTCTCCGCAGCTATCATAACCAGAAAGTTCCTATATGGTCTACAAATGTTTCAGTGGAGGTTACAGATACTTGTGTGGCTCAGCTCTTGGATACAGGAAATTTGATTTTGGTCCACGATAGAAGTAAAAGTAATGTGTGGGAAAGCTTTGATCATCCTACGGATACTGTGCTGCCAGGAATGAAAATTGGGTTGGACCGAAGAACAGGCATGAACCGGTTCCCGATATGTTGGAGATCAGCAGATGACCCTGGAACTGGAAACTTCTCACTTCAGATCAACCCAAAAGGATCACCACAGGTCTTTATCTACTGGGGTATAAAATATATTTGGCGAGGCATTCCTTGGCCCTGGAAAAGCTATGCAGATACACTCAATTTCAGTTTTGTCAACAATCAAAATGAGACTTATGCGACATACTCTGTTTCTGATGCTTCTGTTATCCTAAGGTTAATGTTGGACTATTCAGGACTTCTTAAGAAAATAATTTGGCATGAAAAAGATGGCAAATGGAATGAATTCCGGTCGATGCCAAAATCTACATGTGATCCATATGGGCATTGTGGTACCTATGGAATATGTGACCCTGACTTTCTTAGTCGAAGATTTGAATGTGATTGTTTACCGGGGTATGAACCCAAGTCCCCGAGGAACTGGCATATTGTAAAAGATGCATCAGGCGGGTGTGTCAGGAAGCGGTTAGAGTCTACCTCATTATGTGGCCATGGGGAAGGATTTGTGAAAGTGGCAAATGTTAAAGTACCTGACACTTCAGCAGCAGTTTGGGTAAGCATGAATATGAATCCAAGGGACTGTGAAAGGAATTGCAGGAGGAATTGTTCATGCTCTGCATATGCAAGCATAGATATTGCTGGGAAGGAGACTGGCTGTTTGACATGGTATGGCAACTTGATGGACACTGCACACGATAGGGAAGAGGGACATGATATTTATGTTCGTGTTGATGCAGTCGAATTAG CCGAAATCGCCCAAGAATGGAGTGGTTTTCTTAAAAGGAAGGATATGTATGCCGTTCTAGTAGTGTCTGTTGTTTCGGCTTGGTTTGTCATCATCTCATTTACATATTTGTGgttcaagaagaagaagaaaaggg TGAGAAACAAATGGAGCAAAAGGTGGCTTGATACAATTGGCACAGTGGAAAATCAAGTCGAAGGTAGCATGAGTCATCCAGAGATTGCTTTTTTCAATCTGAGCACTATACTTGCTGCAACTAACAGTTTCTCTCCAGCTAACAAACTAGGGCAAGGTGGTTTTGGTGCGGTTTATAAG GGTAAATTGTCTAACGGAAAGGAAGTTGCTGTGAAAAGACTTTCAAAAGATTCAGGGCAAGGAATAGATGAATTTAAAAATGAAGTTTTACTGATTGCAAAACTTCAACATCAGAATTTGGTGAAACTCATAGGATGTTGCATTCAGGGAGAGGAACCGATGCTAGTTTATGAATACATGCCAAACAAAAGCTTGGACTCCTTTCTTTTCA ATGAAACAAGAAGGTCAATCTTGGATTGGAGAAAACGCTTTGATATTATCGTTGGGATTGCTCGTGGAATCTTATATATTCACCAAGATTCTAGGTTGAAAATTATCCATAGAGATCTAAAAACCAGCAATATCCTATTGGATGAAGAAATGAAtccaaaaatttcagattttggccTAGCTAGAATCTTCAAAGGCGACCAAACTCATGAGAAGACAAACAGAATAGTTGGAACATT TGGGTACATGTCTCCAGAATATGTGGTATTTGGAAAGTTTTCAACGAAATCTGATGTCTTTAGTTTTGGCATCATATTATTAGAGATTATTACAGGGAAAAGGAACAATAGCTTTTATCAAGAGGATTTTTACCCAAGCATGATAGGAAAA ATATGGCATTTATGGAGAGAAGAGAGAGCATGGGAGATGGTTGATTCATCACTAAAGCATTCTTGTTCTCCTGATGAAGTATTGAGATGCATCCAAATTGGGCTCTTATGCGTACAAGAAGATGTAATGGAAAGACCGACCATGTCAGCTGTTGTTCTAATGTTAAATAGCGAAATTAGTCTTCCTTCTCCTAAGCAACCTGCATTCACTTTCAGAAAGTCTAGTATTATTAGTTCTAGCTCATTAGAACCAAAAGAAGGATTTTATTCTGTGGATGAGGAGACAATTACTGAGGTTGTTTGTCGTTAA
- the LOC110655052 gene encoding uncharacterized protein LOC110655052: MDFRKLFLCSSLLVLHFAFSSSKDTITMNQTIHDGDFLISRENNFALGFFSPGSSSFRYLGIWYHKVGEQTVVWVANRDNPINGSSGVLSIDQYGNLVLRSYHSQKVPVWSTNVSVEVADTCVIAQLLDTGNLVLFHDRSKSTVWESFDHPTDTILPGMKLGLNQRTGMNRFPICWKSADDPGTGNFSLRINPKGSPQVFIYWGIKYIWRGFPWPLKSYTDISNVSFVNNQNETYMTYSVSDASVILRVMLDYSGLVKNLIWHEKDGKWNEFWSVPKSPCDPYGRCGTYGICDPHFFSRRFECDCLPGYEPKSPREWNILKDASGGCVRKRLESTSLCGHGDGFVKVANVKVPDTSAAVWVSTNMSPRDCEKNCMRNCSCSAYASIDIAGKETGCLTWYGKLMDTVHNGEEGYDIYVRVDAVELAEIAEKWNGFLKRKDMLAILVISVVSAWFVIILFTYLWLKKKKKRVRNKWNKRWLDTIGTVENQVEGSMSHPEIAFFNLSTILAATNSFSPANKLGQGGFGVVYKGKLSNGKEVAVKRLSKDSGQGIDEFKNEVLLIAKLQHQNLVKLIGCCIQGEEPMLVYEYMPNKSLDSFLFNETRRSILDWRKRFDIIVGIARGILYIHQDSRLKIIHRDLKTSNILLDEEMNPKISDFGLARIFKGDQTHEKTNRIVGTFGYMSPEYVVFGKFSTKSDVFSFGIILLEIITGKRNNNFYQEDFYPSMIGKIWHLWREERAWEMVDSSLKHSCSPDEVLRCIQIGLLCVQEDILERLTMSAVVLMLNSEISFPSPKQPAFTFRKSSIISSSSLEPKERFCSVDEETITEVVCQYDHIPHKFHFSEDYRTSMDFRKLFLCSSLLVLHFAFSSSKDTITMNQTIHDGDFLISRENNFALGFFSPGSSSFRYLGIWYHKVGEQTVVWVANRDNPINGSSGVLSIDQYGNLVLRSYHSQKVPVWSTNVSVEVADTCVIAQLLDTGNLVLFHDRSKSTVWESFDHPTDTILPGMKLGLNQRTGMNRFPICWKSADDPGTGNFSLRINPKGSPQVFIYWGIKYIWRGFPWPLKSYTDISNVSFVNNQNETYMTYSVSDASVILRVMLDYSGLVKNLIWHEKDGKWNEFWSVPKSPCDAYGRCGTNGICDPHFFIRRFECDCLPGYEPKSSREWNILKDASGGCVRKRLESTSLCGHGDGFMKVANVKVPDTSAAVWVSTNMSPRDCEKNCMRNCSCSAYASIDIAGKETGCLTWYGKLMDTVHNGEEGYDIYVRVDAVELAEIAEKWNGFLKRKDMLAILVVSVVSAWFVIILFTYLWLKKKKKRVRNRWNKRWLDTIGTVENQVEGSMSHPEIAFFNLSTILAATNSFSPANKLGQGGFGVVYKGKLSNGKEVAVKRLSKDSGQGIDEFKNEVLLIAKLQHQNLVKLLGCCIQGEEPMLVYEYMPNKSLDSFLFNETRRSILDWRKRFDIIVGIARGILYIHQDSRLKIIHRDLKTSNILLDEEMNPKISDFGLARIFKGDQTHEKTNRIVGTFGYMSPEYVVFGKFSTKSDVFSFGIILLEIITGKRNNSFYQEDFYPSMIGKIWHLWREERAWEMVDSSLKHSCSPDEVLRCIQIGLLCVQEDIMERPTMSAVVLMLNSEISLPSPKQPAFTFRKSSIISSSSLEPKERFCSVDEETITEVVCR; this comes from the exons ATGGATTTTCGAAAGTTGTTCCTGTGTTCTTCTCTTCTAGTCCTCCATTTCGCATTTTCTTCTTCCAAAGACACCATAACTATGAACCAAACCATTCATGATGGTGACTTTCTGATCTCTAGAGAAAATAATTTTGCATTAGGATTCTTTAGCCCCGGAAGTTCCAGTTTTAGATATCTTGGAATCTGGTACCATAAAGTCGGAGAGCAAACTGTGGTGTGGGTAGCAAATAGGGATAATCCAATCAATGGTTCCTCGGGAGTTCTATCAATTGACCAATATGGAAATCTCGTTCTCCGTAGCTACCATAGCCAGAAGGTTCCTGTATGGTCTACAAATGTCTCAGTCGAGGTTGCAGATACTTGTGTTATAGCTCAGCTCTTGGATACAGGAAATTTGGTTTTGTTCCACGATAGAAGTAAAAGTACTGTGTGGGAAAGCTTTGATCATCCTACGGATACTATACTGCCAGGAATGAAACTTGGATTGAACCAAAGGACAGGCATGAACCGGTTCCCGATATGTTGGAAATCAGCAGATGACCCTGGAACTGGAAACTTTTCACTTCGGATCAACCCAAAAGGATCACCACAGGTTTTTATCTATTGGGGTATAAAATATATTTGGCGAGGCTTTCCTTGGCCCTTGAAAAGTTATACAGATATATCCAATGTTAGTTTTGTCAACAATCAAAATGAGACATATATGACCTACTCTGTTTCTGATGCTTCTGTTATCCTAAGGGTAATGTTGGACTATTCAGGACTAGTTAAGAATCTAATTTGGCATGAAAAAGATGGCAAATGGAATGAATTCTGGTCGGTACCAAAATCTCCGTGTGATCCATATGGGCGTTGTGGTACCTATGGAATATGTGATCCTCACTTTTTTAGTCGAAGATTTGAATGTGATTGTTTACCGGGGTATGAACCCAAGTCCCCAAGGGAATGGAATATTCTAAAAGATGCATCAGGCGGGTGTGTCAGGAAGCGGCTAGAGTCTACCTCATTATGTGGCCATGGAGACGGATTTGTGAAAGTGGCGAATGTTAAAGTACCTGACACTTCAGCAGCAGTTTGGGTGAGCACAAATATGAGTCCAAGGGACTGTGAAAAGAATTGCATGAGGAATTGTTCATGCTCTGCATATGCAAGCATAGATATTGCTGGGAAGGAGACTGGCTGTTTGACATGGTATGGCAAATTGATGGACACTGTGCACAATGGGGAAGAGGGATATGATATTTATGTTCGTGTTGATGCAGTCGAATTAG CTGAAATTGCCGAAAAATGGAATGGTTTTCTTAAAAGGAAGGATATGTTAGCCATTTTAGTAATATCTGTTGTTTCAGCTTGGTTTGTCATCATCTTGTTTACATATTTGTGgctcaagaagaagaagaaaaggg TGAGGAACAAATGGAACAAAAGGTGGCTTGATACAATTGGCACAGTGGAAAATCAAGTCGAAGGTAGCATGAGTCATCCAGAGATTGCTTTTTTCAATCTGAGCACTATACTTGCCGCAACTAACAGTTTCTCTCCAGCTAACAAACTAGGGCAAGGTGGTTTTGGTGTGGTTTATAAG GGTAAATTGTCTAATGGAAAGGAAGTTGCTGTGAAAAGACTTTCAAAAGATTCGGGGCAAGGAATAGATGAATTTAAAAATGAAGTTTTACTGATTGCAAAACTTCAACATCAGAATTTGGTGAAACTCATAGGATGCTGTATTCAAGGAGAGGAACCGATGCTAGTTTATGAATACATGCCAAACAAAAGCTTGGACTCCTTTCTTTTCA ATGAAACAAGAAGGTCAATTTTGGATTGGAGAAAACGCTTTGATATTATCGTTGGGATTGCTCGTGGAATCTTATATATTCACCAAGATTCTAGGTTGAAAATTATCCATAGAGATCTAAAAACCAGCAATATCCTATTGGATGAAGAAATGAAtccaaaaatttcagattttggccTAGCTAGAATCTTCAAAGGCGACCAAACTCATGAGAAGACAAACAGAATAGTTGGAACATT TGGGTACATGTCTCCAGAATATGTGGTATTTGGAAAGTTTTCAACGAAATCTGATGTCTTTAGTTTTGGCATCATATTATTAGAGATTATTACAGGGAAAAGGAACAATAACTTTTATCAAGAGGATTTTTACCCAAGCATGATAGGAAAA ATATGGCATTTATGGAGAGAAGAGAGAGCATGGGAGATGGTTGATTCATCACTAAAGCATTCTTGTTCTCCTGATGAAGTATTGAGATGCATCCAAATTGGGCTCTTATGCGTGCAAGAAGATATATTGGAAAGACTGACCATGTCAGCTGTCGTTCTAATGTTAAATAGCGAAATTAGTTTTCCTTCTCCTAAGCAACCTGCATTCACTTTCAGAAAGTCTAGTATTATTAGTTCTAGCTCATTAGAACCAAAAGAAAGATTTTGTTCTGTGGATGAGGAGACAATTACTGAGGTTGTATGTC AATATGACCACATCCCACATAAGTTTCACTTCAGTGAAGATTACAGAACCAGTATGGATTTTCGAAAGTTGTTCCTGTGTTCTTCTCTTCTAGTCCTCCATTTCGCATTTTCTTCTTCCAAAGACACCATAACTATGAACCAAACCATTCATGATGGTGACTTTCTGATCTCTAGAGAAAATAATTTTGCATTAGGATTCTTTAGCCCCGGAAGTTCCAGTTTTAGATATCTTGGAATCTGGTACCATAAAGTCGGAGAGCAAACTGTGGTGTGGGTAGCAAATAGGGATAATCCAATCAATGGTTCCTCGGGAGTTCTATCAATTGACCAATATGGAAATCTCGTTCTCCGTAGCTACCATAGCCAGAAGGTTCCTGTATGGTCTACAAATGTCTCAGTCGAGGTTGCAGATACTTGTGTTATAGCTCAGCTCTTGGATACAGGAAATTTGGTTTTGTTCCACGATAGAAGTAAAAGTACTGTGTGGGAAAGCTTTGATCATCCTACGGATACTATACTGCCAGGAATGAAACTTGGATTGAACCAAAGGACAGGCATGAACCGGTTCCCGATATGTTGGAAATCAGCAGATGACCCTGGAACTGGAAACTTTTCACTTCGGATCAACCCAAAAGGATCACCACAGGTTTTTATCTATTGGGGTATAAAATATATTTGGCGAGGCTTTCCTTGGCCCTTGAAAAGTTATACAGATATATCCAATGTTAGTTTTGTCAACAATCAAAATGAGACATATATGACCTACTCTGTTTCTGATGCTTCTGTTATCCTAAGGGTAATGTTGGACTATTCAGGACTAGTTAAGAATCTAATTTGGCATGAAAAAGATGGCAAATGGAATGAATTCTGGTCGGTACCAAAATCTCCGTGTGATGCATATGGGCGTTGTGGTACCAATGGAATTTGTGATCCTCACTTTTTTATTCGAAGATTTGAATGTGATTGTTTACCGGGGTATGAACCCAAGTCCTCAAGGGAATGGAATATTCTAAAAGATGCATCAGGCGGGTGTGTCAGGAAGCGGCTAGAGTCTACCTCATTATGTGGCCATGGAGACGGATTTATGAAAGTGGCGAATGTTAAAGTACCTGACACTTCAGCAGCAGTTTGGGTGAGCACGAATATGAGTCCAAGGGACTGTGAAAAGAATTGCATGAGGAATTGTTCATGCTCTGCATATGCAAGCATAGATATTGCTGGGAAGGAGACTGGCTGTTTGACATGGTATGGTAAATTGATGGACACTGTGCACAATGGGGAAGAGGGATATGATATTTATGTTCGTGTTGATGCAGTCGAATTAG CTGAAATTGCCGAAAAATGGAATGGTTTTCTTAAAAGGAAGGATATGTTAGCCATTTTAGTAGTATCTGTTGTTTCAGCTTGGTTTGTCATCATCTTGTTTACATATTTGTGgctcaagaagaagaagaaaaggg TGAGGAACAGATGGAACAAAAGGTGGCTTGATACAATTGGCACAGTGGAAAATCAAGTCGAAGGTAGCATGAGTCATCCAGAGATTGCTTTTTTCAATCTGAGCACTATACTTGCTGCAACTAACAGTTTCTCTCCAGCTAACAAACTAGGGCAAGGTGGTTTTGGTGTGGTTTATAAG GGTAAATTGTCTAATGGAAAGGAAGTTGCTGTGAAAAGACTTTCAAAAGATTCGGGGCAAGGAATAGATGAATTTAAAAATGAAGTTTTATTGATTGCAAAACTTCAACATCAGAATTTGGTGAAACTCCTAGGATGCTGTATTCAGGGAGAGGAACCGATGCTAGTTTATGAATACATGCCAAACAAAAGCTTGGACTCCTTTCTTTTCA ATGAAACAAGAAGGTCAATCTTGGATTGGAGAAAACGCTTTGATATTATCGTTGGGATTGCTCGTGGAATCTTATATATTCACCAAGATTCTAGGTTGAAAATTATCCATAGAGATCTAAAAACCAGCAATATCCTATTGGATGAAGAAATGAAtccaaaaatttcagattttggccTAGCTAGAATCTTCAAAGGCGACCAAACTCATGAGAAGACAAACAGAATAGTTGGAACATT TGGGTACATGTCTCCAGAATATGTGGTATTTGGAAAGTTTTCAACGAAATCTGATGTCTTTAGTTTTGGCATCATATTATTAGAGATTATTACAGGGAAAAGGAACAATAGCTTTTATCAAGAGGATTTTTACCCAAGCATGATTGGAAAA ATATGGCATTTATGGAGAGAAGAGAGAGCATGGGAGATGGTTGATTCATCACTAAAGCATTCTTGTTCTCCTGATGAAGTATTGAGATGCATCCAAATTGGGCTCTTATGTGTGCAAGAAGATATAATGGAAAGACCGACCATGTCAGCTGTCGTTCTAATGTTAAATAGCGAAATTAGTCTTCCTTCTCCTAAGCAACCTGCATTCACTTTCAGAAAGTCTAGTATTATTAGTTCTAGCTCATTAGAACCAAAAGAAAGATTTTGTTCTGTGGATGAGGAGACAATTACTGAGGTTGTATGTCGTTGA